In Streptomyces sp. B21-105, a single window of DNA contains:
- the traB gene encoding plasmid transfer protein TraB yields MASKDLSQQHEDRLNSGSGTAGIGTWLVHRAKPFTPAWIVTGGVGAAGAGAHVMWAESPWAGVGLTLASVGLTAATWWAGKSTGPQRRLHSAITVAAGSSWLTAAALSGPLTGPLPDLFVMGGATLALTWNIRQVMRSSGAETTGADSDKGLLEKVGLARTKLRDVRVEPNRVIVPFELPAGELTNEDVTKAIPRIASALDVPTTAIRVQHDPDSARKGTFVIVPEDMLKTPTMYPGPFAPGQSIAVPLRIGVYDDGSDLVLPLLDAIHMLVMGMTGSGKTEGALDLFFELLTRKDVTVWLADAAKAGQDFQPLLPALDWAALDTPSAGAMVAAVQAVIPARTAWLRDHAYRAWEPAAAETQTDPTHSCATSGACRCPGMPYLVAWMEEAAKLLRDLGDDVFTGIAQEARSAGVSLVVSMQRASGYQLSTDTRASLPAAMCFGVRGDDASFALPEEVLEAGANPAAWGNKRKGYVYMVSAGVDEDLYANPARTFWTGPSGEYEKAAGWIVQQFAGVRPALDSVTAAAAAKVAGDLFTNRAARVGAPLAPTPAPQLTEEQESVREVAALVDAEDAELDATAELPSPEATTELPAAKPSTEEARELLDDMVRMLASVGPGTVAVRDLGPYLEQIGRDRSWVSKELKRLSEEGRLAATGEAGVYRLIPSLAGV; encoded by the coding sequence ATGGCCAGCAAGGACCTTTCGCAGCAGCACGAAGACCGCCTCAACTCGGGATCGGGGACCGCCGGGATCGGGACCTGGCTCGTCCACAGGGCCAAGCCCTTCACCCCGGCCTGGATCGTCACGGGCGGCGTCGGCGCGGCCGGTGCCGGCGCCCACGTGATGTGGGCGGAGTCGCCGTGGGCGGGCGTCGGCCTCACCCTCGCCTCGGTCGGTCTGACGGCCGCGACCTGGTGGGCGGGCAAGTCGACCGGCCCCCAGCGCAGGTTGCATTCTGCGATCACGGTGGCGGCGGGGTCGTCGTGGCTGACCGCGGCCGCGCTGTCCGGCCCGCTCACCGGCCCGCTACCCGACCTGTTCGTAATGGGCGGTGCGACCCTCGCCCTGACCTGGAACATCCGGCAGGTCATGCGCTCCAGCGGCGCCGAGACGACCGGGGCGGACTCTGACAAGGGCCTCCTGGAGAAGGTCGGCCTGGCCCGCACCAAGCTCCGCGACGTGCGTGTCGAGCCGAACCGGGTCATCGTCCCGTTCGAGCTGCCTGCCGGGGAACTCACAAACGAGGACGTGACGAAGGCGATCCCGAGGATCGCGAGCGCCCTCGATGTGCCGACGACCGCGATCCGCGTCCAACACGATCCCGACTCCGCACGGAAGGGGACGTTCGTCATCGTGCCCGAGGACATGCTCAAGACGCCGACCATGTACCCGGGCCCGTTCGCCCCCGGCCAGTCCATCGCCGTGCCGCTGCGGATCGGCGTCTACGACGACGGAAGCGACCTGGTGCTGCCGCTCCTGGACGCGATCCACATGCTCGTCATGGGGATGACCGGCTCCGGCAAGACCGAGGGCGCCCTCGACCTGTTCTTTGAGTTGCTGACGCGGAAGGACGTCACGGTCTGGCTCGCCGACGCGGCCAAGGCCGGGCAGGACTTCCAGCCGCTCCTTCCAGCCCTCGACTGGGCAGCGCTCGACACCCCGTCCGCCGGCGCGATGGTCGCCGCCGTCCAGGCCGTCATCCCCGCCCGTACCGCCTGGCTGCGCGACCACGCGTACAGGGCATGGGAGCCGGCGGCCGCCGAGACGCAGACCGACCCCACCCACTCCTGCGCCACGTCGGGCGCGTGCCGCTGCCCCGGCATGCCGTACCTGGTGGCGTGGATGGAGGAGGCCGCCAAGCTCCTGCGAGACCTCGGGGACGACGTGTTTACCGGAATCGCGCAGGAGGCCCGTTCGGCGGGCGTCTCGCTGGTGGTGTCGATGCAGCGTGCGTCCGGCTACCAGCTCTCCACCGACACCCGCGCCTCGCTCCCGGCCGCGATGTGCTTCGGCGTGCGGGGCGACGACGCCTCGTTCGCCCTCCCCGAGGAGGTTCTGGAGGCAGGTGCCAACCCGGCGGCCTGGGGCAACAAGCGCAAGGGCTACGTCTACATGGTGTCCGCCGGGGTCGACGAGGACCTGTACGCCAACCCGGCCCGCACGTTCTGGACCGGCCCGTCCGGCGAGTACGAGAAGGCCGCCGGGTGGATCGTCCAGCAGTTCGCCGGGGTACGGCCCGCGCTCGACTCGGTGACGGCCGCCGCCGCCGCGAAGGTCGCGGGCGACCTGTTCACCAACCGCGCCGCCCGTGTCGGCGCACCGCTCGCCCCGACCCCGGCGCCGCAGCTGACCGAGGAACAGGAGTCGGTCCGGGAGGTCGCCGCGCTCGTCGACGCCGAGGACGCCGAGCTGGACGCCACGGCCGAACTCCCCTCGCCTGAGGCCACCACGGAGCTCCCGGCGGCCAAGCCGTCGACCGAGGAGGCCCGCGAGCTCCTGGACGACATGGTGCGGATGCTCGCTTCGGTCGGCCCCGGCACCGTCGCGGTCCGCGACCTCGGTCCGTACCTCGAACAGATCGGCCGTGACCGCTCCTGGGTCTCCAAGGAGCTGAAGCGGCTGTCCGAGGAGGGCCGTCTGGCCGCGACTGGCGAGGCGGGCGTGTACCGCCTCATTCCCTCGCTCGCCGGAGTCTGA
- a CDS encoding Pycsar system effector family protein, whose protein sequence is MSTPTEALTAQHAEVKAEITRTDTKTALLLAFVGAVLAGAWTIARDLPLNLPAYLTGGSGLVLLIAAAGLLLRSVRPNLGGGHGFPLWATLTPQQIAAAAEARDLAADIAGLSRLAVAKFTCLRRAVDLTCAGGGLLILSALIALSAGIAD, encoded by the coding sequence GTGAGCACCCCCACAGAGGCCCTGACCGCACAGCACGCCGAGGTGAAGGCCGAGATCACACGGACCGACACCAAGACCGCCCTGCTCCTGGCGTTCGTCGGCGCGGTCCTGGCCGGCGCCTGGACCATCGCCCGCGACCTGCCGCTGAACCTGCCCGCGTACCTCACGGGCGGCTCCGGGCTCGTGCTCCTGATCGCCGCGGCCGGACTGCTCCTGCGGTCGGTCCGCCCCAATCTCGGTGGCGGCCACGGCTTCCCGCTGTGGGCCACCCTCACCCCGCAGCAAATCGCCGCTGCGGCCGAGGCCCGCGACCTTGCCGCCGACATCGCGGGCCTGTCCCGCCTAGCCGTCGCCAAGTTCACCTGCCTGCGCCGCGCCGTCGACCTGACCTGTGCGGGAGGCGGCCTGCTCATCCTGTCCGCCCTGATCGCTCTTTCCGCAGGCATCGCCGACTGA
- a CDS encoding GntR family transcriptional regulator, with protein MAGTTGYAEIAEHFRNLIRTGAMSPGDRMPTVREVVEIFGVSNATAVRAYKVLKAEGLTRASTGTGTVVTRPASDNIAARVRNHAATGKALAAGETSRILEVGTVGADETVAARLEVEPGTPVHVRRRVVSRDGAPVHLSSSYYAAFVIEATPELTQPVSTGASRELAAERLGVAQDRVLEEVTSRLATEPEKESLGLTGAVIVTQVVRTVFLTDGRIVEVAVKVCHGSTVLKWSTPLS; from the coding sequence ATGGCTGGAACGACGGGGTACGCAGAGATCGCAGAACACTTCCGGAACCTGATCCGCACCGGGGCCATGTCCCCCGGAGACCGGATGCCGACGGTCAGGGAGGTCGTGGAGATCTTCGGCGTGTCGAACGCGACCGCCGTGAGGGCTTACAAGGTCTTGAAGGCGGAGGGACTGACCCGGGCCAGTACCGGCACGGGGACCGTGGTGACGCGCCCAGCGAGCGACAACATCGCAGCCCGCGTCCGCAACCATGCAGCCACGGGGAAGGCCCTGGCCGCTGGGGAGACGTCCCGCATCCTTGAAGTCGGCACGGTGGGCGCCGACGAGACGGTGGCCGCCCGACTCGAAGTGGAGCCGGGCACCCCCGTACACGTCCGCCGACGCGTCGTCAGCCGGGACGGCGCTCCCGTACACCTGTCGTCCTCGTACTACGCCGCGTTCGTCATCGAAGCCACCCCGGAACTCACACAGCCGGTCTCCACCGGCGCATCCCGGGAACTGGCAGCCGAACGCCTCGGCGTCGCACAGGACAGGGTCCTCGAGGAGGTGACGTCCCGGCTCGCCACCGAGCCCGAGAAGGAATCCCTCGGACTGACGGGGGCCGTCATCGTCACCCAGGTCGTTCGCACCGTCTTCCTCACCGACGGCAGGATCGTCGAGGTCGCCGTGAAGGTGTGCCACGGATCCACCGTGCTGAAGTGGTCGACGCCGCTGAGCTGA
- the traA gene encoding plasmid transfer protein TraA — MANPSTNGTSANGRASRDNKFANAGAAAGGFIGAMGGSFVPPVSVTINRTTNKGGQQSGSGRQSQFILGEPEFNNTDDVRNYCNHLRALMIQAAIELAMAAKILEARLGQAAPMPGENAVQTRMRAKKVAWKLKRASDGATAAAKNAVAAYGAFQREYADLMRPRPQRPATTNPFKF, encoded by the coding sequence ATGGCGAACCCCAGCACCAACGGGACCTCGGCCAACGGCAGGGCCAGCAGGGACAACAAGTTCGCGAACGCGGGTGCGGCGGCCGGCGGTTTCATCGGCGCCATGGGCGGCTCGTTCGTCCCGCCGGTGAGCGTCACGATCAACCGCACGACCAACAAGGGCGGCCAGCAGTCCGGCAGCGGCCGTCAGTCGCAGTTCATCCTCGGCGAGCCGGAGTTCAACAACACCGACGACGTCCGCAACTACTGCAACCACCTGCGGGCGCTGATGATCCAGGCGGCCATCGAGTTGGCCATGGCCGCGAAGATCCTGGAGGCCCGGCTGGGCCAGGCTGCGCCGATGCCGGGTGAGAACGCGGTCCAGACCCGGATGCGCGCCAAAAAGGTGGCCTGGAAGTTGAAGCGGGCCTCCGACGGGGCCACGGCCGCCGCGAAGAACGCCGTCGCCGCATACGGAGCCTTCCAGCGCGAGTACGCCGACCTGATGCGCCCGCGCCCCCAGCGCCCCGCGACCACCAACCCGTTCAAGTTCTGA